In Lineus longissimus chromosome 13, tnLinLong1.2, whole genome shotgun sequence, one genomic interval encodes:
- the LOC135498131 gene encoding thrombin inhibitor hemalin-like — MKFGSLFVVALSICYAVGERKPYCGLVIASGPCKTFSQRYAAVGGLCKRFTFSGCGGNLNNFRTLLECQEACGIFHPVCDAAIEPGHCKHGKATHKRFGNKNGACEEFLYSGCGGNGNNFKTMKECRDACHFHNPVCDEPIKPGPCKSGHHELYGFDTKADRCVKFIWGGCKNNHNIFSSKDDCEAACIRD; from the exons ATGAAGTTTGGAAGTTTATTTGTCGTAGCACTATCCATCTGCTATGCTGTTGGAGAACGGAAGCCGT ATTGTGGTTTAGTCATTGCATCTGGACCATGCAAGACGTTCTCACAGAGATACGCTGCAGTTGGGGGCCTCTGCAAACGCTTCACGTTCAGCGGTTGCGGTGGCAATCTCAACAATTTCCGGACACTGCTTGAGTGTCAGGAAGCATGTGGCATATTTCATCCAG TTTGCGACGCAGCAATTGAGCCCGGACACTGTAAACATGGCAAAGCCACTCATAAGAGGTTCGGTAACAAAAATGGCGCCTGCGAGGAATTCCTTTATTCCGGATGCGGTGGAAACGGAAACAACTTCAAAACAATGAAGGAATGTCGGGATGCTTGTCACTTCCACAATCCAG TCTGCGATGAACCTATCAAGCCTGGTCCGTGCAAGTCGGGACATCATGAACTCTACGGTTTCGACACTAAAGCCGACCGATGTGTAAAGTTCATTTGGGGAGGCTGCAAAAACAATCATAACATCTTCAGCTCAAAGGATGACTGCGAGGCTGCCTGCATCCGAGATTGA
- the LOC135498022 gene encoding cyclic nucleotide-binding domain-containing protein 2-like, giving the protein MALDIRSRYKSSGVLFKTLLEPVLEDKPRHVGTAARHVPTDINAAKGTQRNKLSAQKSRGRRFNTRSENKQLLLALKNRSLRPAQESKVRAPLLPYLRQEVETPQTRKFKILVRRGRRGSETIKEWNVKGDFDISELKKEEIIEEVPSLGMWRKYARLVKLMCGVCLALKTYSQVTFDLEKLTAGVSTKRTLTTGDNGDEKAEDIFFNPDDFKTKCEETWPTELIHVVEANPKNRTEEEVRSIKRVMSSLPSFRRYTKEMQNLLSKVVRYCKYGPKRVIIRKGHIGHSFYFIFSGAVQVVFDKEDISIFTKPEISVLKKGQVFGEIALLRHSVRNATIVCAEETELLAVDREEFNEYGLYDLFLKECQDRIEFMGLHHLCSTWQQRDIEDLCYVSRIEEYSYNKVIVKDARKSEWLYFVCKGTCEILRLVDLTKCEEFQHFIPPEKYPSRENNMPPIFLDMDSALQYLKKNWVPPRTTDQEKANYEMALQSGSSIGHIRPRSRLTVTPSEESQAETEQCSTRPASQNDKNGTKPKSPQSKQNIATAAVSKKRQSKTGGTEPESEYEYVGIGVFIKVDSLRPGDVFGLNNYYETPQFLSLISKGSEVIRVPQSKFKDFGGEVTLRKGRAMIRSYPSDGELCRSFLKQNTWNMFKQDLVELVRSDFPNSITPASQLHGCKDYFRRVSTSSACQRYPQAKITYTPEQLCGQVTNCNGKVVTRAVKSAAPRLISGAPLIKPTHVTLATAPRTRPKTAMPCGISGRGLFPVSRISNFSS; this is encoded by the exons ATGGCGCTGGATATTCGCAGCCGGTACAAATCTAGTGGGGTACTGTTCAAGACGCTTCTTGAGCCCGTCCTTGAGGATAAGCCACGACATGTAGGAACTGCCGCGAGACATGTCCCAACTGACATAAATGCGGCTAAGGGGACACAGCGCAACAAATTGTCGGCTCAGAAAAGTCGCGGACGCAGGTTCAACACTCGATCAGAAAACAAGCAGTTGCTGTTGGCTCTCAAGAATAGATCACTTCGCCCGGCACAAGAGAGCAAAGTCAGAGCGCCGTTACTACCTTACTTGAGGCAGGAGGTTGAGACGCCACAGACTAGGAAGTTTAAGATTTTAGTCCGGCGCGGCCGAAGAGGGTCTGAAACTATCAAGGAATGGAACGTGAAGGGAGATTTTGACATTTCAGAACTAAAAAAG GAAGAAATCATCGAAGAAGTGCCG TCGCTGGGTATGTGGAGAAAGTACGCCCGACTCGTCAAGCTCATGTGCGGCGTCTGCTTGGCACTGAAGACATACTCACAAGTCACCTTCGACCTCGAGAAGCTGACCGCCGGTGTCTCCACCAAGCGGACACTGACCACAGGTGACAATGGCGACGAAAAGGCGGAAGACATTTTCTTCAATCCGGATGACTTCAAGACCAAGTGTGAG GAGACATGGCCGACTGAGTTAATCCACGTTGTTGAAGCGAACCCGAAGAACCGCACCGAAGAGGAGGTGCGGTCCATCAAGCGCGTAATGAGCAGCTTGCCCAGTTTCCGGCGCTATACGAAGGAGATGCAAAACCTACTCAGCAAGGTGGTCAGATACTGCAA GTACGGCCCAaagagagtgatcattcggaaaggtcacataggtcataGCTTCTACTTCATCTTCTCGGGAGCGGTGCAGGTTGTGTTTGACAAGGAGGACATCAGTATCTTCACAAAGCCGGAAATATCGGTGCTCAAAAAAGGTCAGGTCTTCGGG GAAATAGCGCTGCTCCGCCACTCGGTCAGGAACGCCACTATTGTCTGCGCAGAGGAGACTGAGCTTTTGGCGGTCGACAGGGAGGAGTTCAACGAATACGGCCTGTACGATCTCTTCTTAAAGGAATGCCAGGACCGGATTGAATTCATGGG ACTACACCACCTATGTTCGACATGGCAACAGCGGGATATCGAGGATCTCTGTTACGTTAGCAGAATCGAAGAGTACAGTTACAACAAGGTCATCGTGAAGGACGCCAGGAAGTCAGAGTGGTTATATTTTGTTTGCAAA GGCACCTGTGAAATATTGCGGCTAGTTGACCTCACCAAATGTGAAGAGTTCCAGCATTTCATCCCGCCGGAGAAATACCCCTCGAGAGAGAACAACATGCCGCCCATATTTCTCGATATGGACTCCGCGCTGCAGTACCTCAAGAAGAACTGGGTCCCTCCGCGGACTACAGATCAGGAGAAAGCGAATTACGAGATGGCTCTGCAGTCTGGGTCGTCCATCGGCCACATTCGGCCTAGGTCACGGTTGACCGTGACCCCGAGTGAGGAATCTCAGGCAGAGACAGAGCAATGTTCCACCCGACCAGCAAGTCAGAATGACAAAAATGG TACCAAACCAAAGTCGCCGCAAAGCAAGCAAAATATTGCAACTGCAGCAGTCAGCAAGAAACGTCAAAGTAAAACTGGCGGCACGGAACCGGAATCCGAATACGAATATGTCGGAATCGGAGTATTCATAAAGGTGGACAGCCTGAGGCCTGGAGATGTCTTT GGTCTGAACAACTACTACGAGACACCCCAGTTCCTATCCCTGATAAGCAAAGGGTCAGAGGTCATTCGAGTGCCACAGTCTAAGTTCAAAGATTTCGGGGGCGAGGTGACACTGCGCAAAGGACGTGCAATGATTCGGTCCTATCCTTCCGATGGTGAACTCTGTCGGAGTTTTCTCAAGCAGAACACGTGGAATATGTTCAAACAAGACTTGGTCGAGCTCGTACGGTCTGATTTTCCGAATTCCATTACACCGGCTAGCCAACTGCACGGCTGCAAGGACTACTTTCGCCGCGTGAGCACCAGCTCCGCTTGTCAAAGGTACCCACAAGCAAAGATCACGTACACGCCAGAACAGCTGTGTGGTCAGGTTACGAATTGTAACGGCAAGG TTGTCACGAGAGCTGTAAAGTCGGCAGCGCCTCGGCTTATTTCAGGGGCACCCCTCATAAAACCGACGCATGTTACTCTGGCAACTGCACCGCGCACTCGGCCGAAAACAGCGATGCCTTGTGGAATATCAGGCCGGGGCTTATTCCCCGTCTCCAGGATCTCCAACTTCTCCTCTTAA